The sequence CGACCATGGTCCATTTCGAGTGCGGGCGCGCCGTGCCGCTGACGGCGGACGACCGGCACGACCTGCCGGCGATGGCCGCCGCCATCGACGATCGCACCAAGCTCGTGATCGTCTGCAACCCGAACAACCCGACCGGCACCTACAACACGCTGGAGGAGTTCGTGTCCTTCCTGCGCGCGGTGCCGAAGCGGGTGGTGGTGGCGGTTGACGAGGCCTATTATGAATACGTCACCGCGCCGGACTACCCGCAGACGTTGTCCCTGCGCGAGGAGTACCCGAACCTGGTGGCCCTGCGGACCTTCAGCAAGATCCACTCGCTGGCCGGGCTGCGCATCGGCTATGGTGTCGGGCACGCCGACCTGGTCACCGAGCTGCACAAGACGCGCGAGCCGTTCAACGTGAACTCGCTGAGCCAGGCCGCGGCGCTGGCCTGTCTCGAGAACTGGCGCGTGGTGCCCGAGCGCGCGCTGCGCAACGAGCGCGAGCGCGAACGGCTCGCGGCGCAACTGAAGGGGCTGGGCTTCCGGGTCACGCCGAGCCAGGCGAACTTCCTCCTGGCGCGCTGCGACGGGAACGCGGGACAGCTGACCACGGCCCTGCTGCACAAGGGCGTGATCGTGCGCCCCATGCACGCTTTCGGACTGGGAGAGGGCGCGCTCCGCATCAGCGTGGGGCTGCCCGAAGAGAACGACCGCTGCGTCGCTGCACTGAGGGAGATCCTGTCCTGATGACGGACCCGCGCCTATCCGGCACCAACCCGTTGACCGCCCGCCAGCCGGGGCAGGCGACGACCATCGTCCAGGTGGGCGCCGTGGCCTTCGGCGGCCCGCGCGTGGTGCTCGTCGGCGGCCCCTGCGCCGTCGAGGGCCATGCCCAGGTTGGTCGCGCGGCGCGCGTCGTGCGCGAAGCCGGCGGCTCCATGCTGCGCGGCGGAGCCTGGAAGCCCCGCACGAGTCCCTACGATTTCCAGGGCCTCGGCGCCGAGGGCCTGGCGCACCTTGTTGACGCCCGCGAGGCCACCGGACTGCCGTTCGTGACCGAGGTGCTCGATCCGCGCGACGTTGAACTGGTGGCCGAGAAGGCCGACATGCTGCAGATCGGCAGCCGCAGCGTGCAGAATTTCCCGCTGCTGCGCGAAGCCGGCCGCAGCGGCAAGCCGGTGCTCCTCAAGCGCGGCATGATGACGACCGTCGCCGAATGGCTGCACGCCGCCGAACATGTCCTGGCCGCCGGCGGCCGGCAGATCGTCTTCTGCGAGCGCGGCATCCGCACGTTCGATCCCACGCTCCGCAACACGCTCGATGTGGGCGCCGTCGCGGTCCTGCGCGAGCTGACCCATTTCCCCGTCATCGTCGATCCCAGCCACGCCGCAGGCGAGGCGCGCTTCGTCGCAGCCCTGGCGCGGGCCGCCGTTGCCGCGGGCGCCGACGGCCTGCTTGTCGAGATGCATCCCGACCCGGCCGCCGCCCTCAGCGATGCGGTGCAGAGCCTGACGCCGGAGCAGTTCGCCGAACTCGCTGTGTCGTGTCGCGCCGTCGCGCGCGCCATCGGCCGGGACCTGTAGCGATGGCCTTCCGCCACCCCGAAGACCTGCCTCCCGGCGATGCCGGCCTGCTGCCAGCCGACGCGGTGATCGCCGTCGATGGCCCCGCCGGCTCGGGCAAGTCCAGCACCGCCCGCGCCCTGGCCGAGCGCTTCGGCCTGCTCTACATCGACACGGGCGCCATGTACCGCGCGCTGACGCACGCTGCGCTGGCGGCAGGCGTCGACCCCGCCGACGAAGCGGCGCTGGCCGCGCTGCTCGGCCCGGTGGATCTCGCTCTGCGCCCATCCGGCGGGGAAACCACCGTGCTCTGGGACGGCGGCGATGTCTCACGGGTCATCCGGACGCCGGAAGTCGAGGCCGCCGTCTCGCAGGTCAGCAGTCATCCGGAGGTGCGGCGCCTGATGGTCGAGCGGCAGCAGGCGCTCGGTCGCCGGGGCGGCGTCGTCATGGAGGGCCGCGACATCGGCAGCGTCGTGTTCCCGCTGGCGACGGCCAAGATCCACCTGACGGCGACCCCCGAAGCCCGCGCCCGACGGCGGCATCTGCAGTTCCGGCAGCGCGGCGTGGAAGTCGACCCGGTGGCCCTGGCCGCCGAACTGGCCGCGCGCGACCGCCAGGACAGCGAACGGGCTACGAGTCCGCTTCAGATCTCGCCTGACGCCATCGTGATCGACAGCAGCGATCTCAGTTTCGAAGAGCAGAACGAACTGTGCGCGCGGGCCTGCCTGGTCAACCCGACGCTCGACGCGGCGATCGACCATGACCCCGATCGCGCGCGCCGCGAATTGCCGCCGCAATATCGGCTCGCCTACGGCGTCATGGGCACCATCGCGCGTTTCTATGGCCTGAAGGAGTACGGCAACGCGGGACGGCCGGCGCCGCCCGGCTGCATCCTTGCCGCGAATCACATCAGCTTGTGGGACCCGATCCTGGTGGGCGCGACGTTCCGGCGCTCGCGCGTCCATTCCCTGGCCAAGGCTGAGCTCTTCCGGCCGTCGTGGCCGATGGGTCGTTTCCTTCGCTGGCTGGACTCGATCCCGATCCGACGCAAGGGGTACGACCGGAACGCCTTCAGCGAGGCCACGGCCGGACTGAAGCGCGGCGCCAACCTGCTGATCTTCCCGGAAGGAACGCGGCAGGCGATCGGGCATCCCGGGCTGGTGCGCAGCGGGCTCGGGATCCTCGTCCAGGAGTCGCGCGCCCCGGTTACGCCCATCTTCCTGCGCGGAGGTTACGGCCGCCGTTGCGGGGGCTCGCTCGACTCGCCGCTGGAGATCTGGTACGGCCCCATGCTCCGCTGGCACGCCGTGGATGACCTGCTGCTCGAGATGGACAGGCGCGTGGTCTCCGAGCGCATCGGACAGTTGTGCCGGGCCGCGTGGGGGGAACTCCAGGCGCGCAGCTACCACCAGCATCCGGTCACCGAATTCGAGAAGACGTTGGCCGAAAAGCAGTTGCGCCAGTTTGCGGCGCGTCAGGCCCGTGTTTTCCGCCAGTGAGCCTCCGGCCTTCCCGGACTTGCCTTAACCGACCGCTTGGAATATATTTGGCGACTCGCCGGGCCACTCGGTCCGGTGCGTTCATCTGTCACCAGGAGGCAACCGTTCATGTCTTTCAACCCCGCTTCCGATTCCGACGGGCCCCGTCGGTCGGCGGGCCATTCTTCTTACCGCCCGCGCGGCAAGGGGAGCCTGAATCACGACGACGACCAGGACGACAGCGGCGGCGGCGACGAGTTCCGCACGCCCTCAGCGCCCAAGCTCAGCACGGAGTACACCTCCGGCTCGATCGTCAATCTGGACTACCATGGCGACGACGGTAAGTTCGACGAACTGTCCGGCGCCGAGATGCTCGCGCTGATCAACAGCTATGAAGAGACCCTGACGGACATCCAGGAGGGCCAGATCCTCAAGGGTACCGTCATCGAGGTCCGCGAGAACGAAGTCCTGATGAACATCGGCTTCAAGAGCGAAGGCGTCATCAACCGCGAGGAATTCGGCTCGGCGATCATCAACGTGAACGACACGTTCGATGTGTTCCTGGAGAAGCTCGAGAACCTGGACGGCCTGGTCGTCCTCTCGAAGGAACGCGCTGACTTCCTCAAGGTCTGGGACAAGATCAAGGTCGCGCACGAAGCCGGCGAAGTCGTCACCGGCCTTGTGGACCGCCGCATCAAGGGCGGCCTCGTGGTGAAGCTGTGGGGTGTCGACACGTTCCTGCCGGGCAGCCAGGTGGCCCTGCGCCAGGTGCCGAACCTGGAGGACATGATCGGCGAAGAGATCCAGTGCCGGATCATCAAGAAGAACAAGCGCCGCCGGAACGTGGTGGTCAGCCGCCGTATCGTTCTCGAGCAGGAGCGCGAGTCGAAGAAGAAGAACCTGATCTCCGAGCTGCAGAAGGGCCAGGTCCGCAAGGGCGTCGTCAAGAACATCACCGACTTCGGTGCGTTCGTCGACCTCGGCGGCATCGACGGCCTGCTGCACATCACCGACCTCAGCTGGGGCCGTGTCAACCACCCCAGCGAAGTCGTGGCCATCGGCCAGGAGATCGAGGTCAAGGTCCTGGACTTCGAGCAGGAGCGCGAGCGCATCAGCCTCGGCCTCAAGCAGCTCCAGTCCTACCCGTGGGATCACGTGGAAGACCGGTACCCGGAGCAGGCCATCGTGCGCGGCCGCGTGGTGAGCATCACCAACTACGGCGCGTTCGTCGAGCTGGAGAAGGGCGTCGAGGGCCTCATCCACATCAGTGAGATGAGCTGGACGCGCCACATCAAGCACCCGTCGAAGGTCGTCTCGATCGGCGACGAGGTCGACGTGATGGTGCTGAAGACCGACAAGGCGAACGAGAAGATCAGCCTGGGCCTCAAGCAGTGCGAGAGCGACCCCTGGCTGACCCTGATCGAGCGTTACCCGGTCGGCTCGGCCATCGAGGGCAAGGTCCGCAACCTGACCGATTTCGGCGCCTTCGTCGAGGTCGAGGAAGGCATCGACGGCCTGGTCCACATCTCGGACATGAGCTGGACGCGGCGCGTGCGTCACCCGAAGGAGCTGCTCAAGCGCGGCGACTCGGTGAAGGTGCAGATCCTGGACATCGACACCTCGAAGCGTCGCATCAGCCTGGGCATCAAGCAGCTGCAGGACAATCCGTGGCCCGACCTGGCCGACCGCTTCCCGGTTGGCCACGACGTGAGCGGAACCGTCAGCCGCATGCTCGATCACGGCGCCATCATCGAGATGGGCAACGACCTGGAAGGCTTCGTGCCCCTGGGCCACCTGGGCATCCCGAAGCTGGACAAGCCGCAGTACTACTTCCGCGAGGGAGAGGCCTGCGAGCTGAAGGTCATCAAGATGGACGTCGAGAACCGGCGGATCGTGCTGTCGATCGCCGAGCGCCTGAAGGAGGACGGCAACGACGCCGTCGAGGCGTTCGTCGCGGCGCACCCGCGGCTCGAGGACGTTGTCCAGGCCGAGGCGGCCCTGGCGGCGGCCGGCGAGCTGCCGGAGAAGTCCGCGGTCGACGACGACTATGCCGACGAGGTCGACTACCCGGCTCCCGGCCAGTAGGCCGGCCGGGGCGTCAGCCTCTGCCAATCAGCGGCCGGAAGCACCGGTCGCCCGCCGGAGGGGCGGGGTTCAGGCCCCGCCCCTCCTTGCTTTTGACCGGGCACCGCCGCCCGGCGCGAAGGACGGCATGGACGCACCGCTGCAGCAGCTGCAGATGACGCTCCCGCGGTCGCTGTCCGCGCCGCTGCCGTCCGCCGCTCCGGCCGTCGTCCGCGATGCCGACCGGACCCTGCGCGTCGCCTTCCACACCCTCGGCTGCCGCCTGAACCAGTACGACACCGAGAGCCTGCGGCTGCGCCTCGGCGAGCTGACGCCGATGCGCGTGGTGCCCTGGGACGAGCCGGCCGACCTCTACATCCTGAACAGCTGCACGGTGACGGCCAAGGCCGAACACGAATGCCGTCGCCTGGCCCGCCAGGCCAAGCAGCGTCACCCCGGCTGCCGCGTGGTGGTGGCGGGCTGCTACGCCCAGACGCAGCCGGAAGCGCTGGCGCGCCTGCCCGAGATCGACGCCGTTGTCGGCAACGCCACCAAGGACGACGTCGCCGCCTGGCTGCCGGCGGCACTGGGTGAAGCGGGCCCGCGCGTGCAGGTGGCGCCGTTCGCGGCCCAAACGAAGTTCTACGCCCCGCTCGTGGACGCGTTCCCGGGGCGCAGCCGCGCCTTCGTGAAGGTGCAGGACGGCTGCAACCTTCGCTGCACCTACTGCGCCATCTGGCAGGCCCGCGGACCCGGCCGCTCGCGAAGCACGGCCGACGTCGTCGCGCAGCTCGAGCGCCTGGCCCGCGCCGGCTACCGCGAGGCGGTGCTGACCGGCGTCCACCTGGGCGGCTGGGGCCGCGACACGGGCGAGGGGCGCCTGCCCGACCTGGTGCGCCGCTGCCTCGCCGAGTTGCCCGACATGCGGCTGCGCCTGAGCAGCATCCATCCGAACGAGGTGGGCCCGGCGCTGCTCGAACTCTGCGCGACGGAGCCCAGGTTGCGGCCGCATCTCCACCTTTCCCTGCAGAGCGGCTCGGACAGCGTCCTGCGCCGCATGAAGCGCCCCTACCGCGGTGAAGGTGCGCGGCGGGCAGTGGCGGCCGCGGCGTCCCTCGGCGACCATTGGGGGATCGGCGCCGATTTCATCGTCGGCTTCCCGGGAGAGACCGACGCCGAGTTCGCCGACACGCTGCGCCTCGTCGAGGACCAGCCGTTCAGCTATGTGCATGTGTTCCGCTATTCGGCGCGTCCCGGCACCGTGGCGGCCGGCCTTGCCGGCGCCGTGCCCGGACCGGTGGTCTCGGAGCGCGCCGCGGCCCTTCGCGAACTGTCCGGCGCCAAGCGCGCACGGTTCCGCAGGCTGCTGCTCGGCCGCGCCTGCGAGGCCATCGTCGAGAACGGCAGCGAGGTGCCCGGCTGCCACCAGGCCACGACCGACAACTACGAAACGGTGATGATCCCGATGGTGGACGGCGACGGCCTTCACCCGGGGGCGCCGGTCAACGTGCGCATCGAACTCGAACAGGACGGCCGGCTCTACGCCCGTGCCGTTTGAGGATACCGCCGATGGCTTCGTTCCAGGATTCCCTGCCCGACCTCACGCGACCGGCCCCGGCCGCCGCGACGGGCGCCGCGGTCTACATCGAGACCTACGGCTGCCAGATGAACACCTACGACAGCCACGCCATCGGCGGGTTGCTCGAGGGCGCCGGCTTCCGGCTCGTCGACAACGAACTGGCCGCCGACGCCGTGCTGCTCAACACCTGCAGCGTGCGTGAACACGCCGAGCACAAGGTGATCAGCCGCGTCGGCGAGTTGCGCTTGCGCCGGCGCGAGGCCGACCTGCCACCGGCTGTGATCGGCATCTGCGGCTGCATGGCCGAGCGGCTGGGCGACGACCTCCGCAAAGGGACGCGCGCCGTCGACCTGGTCGTCGGCGTGGACAACTACGACGCGTTGCCGGGCCTGCTGCAGGGGCTGGTCGGCCCTGCCGCCGACGACGACGACAGGAACCGCGACGGCGCCCCGCGCCGCATGAAGAAGGGCGGCTCCACGATCACCGGCCACCGGCTCGACGCCCACTACGTGGCCCCGCCCGACCTGTACCCGGTCAACAACAGCCACCTCGTGACCATCCACAAGGGCTGCGACTACAAGTGCACGTACTGCATCGTGCCGATGACGCGCGGGCCGCAGAGCGAGAAGGCGCCCGACGTAATCGTCGCCGAGATCGAGGGCATCGTCGCCCGCGGCGGGCGCGAGGTCACCCTGCTGGGCCAGAACGTGACCGCCTACCGCTGGGACGACGAACTGGACTTCGCGGGGCTGCTGTCCCGGGTCGCGGCCATCGACGGGCTGGAGCGGATCCGCTTCCTGACCGGGCACCCGCGCGACATGCACCGGCACCTGATCGACGCCATCGGCGCCCTGGGCGCCAAGGTCTGCCCCTGGCTGCACGTGCCGGCCCAGAGCGGCTCGGACACCGTCCTGCGGCGCATGAAGCGCCTGTACACGGCCGGCGAGTACCTGGACATGGTCGACTACGCCCGCCGGGTGATCCCCGGGGTCACGTTCTCGTCGGATTTCATCGTCGGGTTCCCGGGCGAGACGGACGCCGATTTCCGGGCTACCCTGGAACTGGTTCGCAGGGTACAGTACGACCAGATCTTCTCGTTCAAGTACAGCGAACGCCCGGGTGTGCCGGCGGCCCGCCTGGCCGATGACGTGCCGCTGGAGGCCAAGAAGGACCGCCTGGCCGAGCTGATGGACGTGCAGCAGGGGATCTGGTCCACCCTGGCCGACGCCCAGGTCGGCGCCGTGGTGGCGGCCGTCTGCGAAGGGCCCGCCCGCCGGCCGGCCGGCGCCTGGCGCCTGCGGACGGCGAACAACCGCAAGGTGGTCGTGAACGGGCCGGAACTTCCGGCCGGCGACACGTTCGACGTGCGGTTGACGGGATGGGAAGGGACAACGTTCTTCGGGGAGCGCCGGACCGCCTGAGCCGGCCGCGATACCGTGAAAAAGAGGTGCCGACGTGTGGATCGTCAAAGGGTTGTTCTTCCTGGCGCTGCTGTTCTCGCTGGTCTACTTCTTCGTGACCAACAGCGGGCAGTCGGTGGACATCAACCTCTTCGGCAAGTCGTACCTGGGCGTGTCCATGTACTGGGTCGTCGTCGTCAGCTTCATGCTGGGCTTCGGCACCGCCCTGGTCCTGGCCCTCATCCGTGAAGTGCGCCTGCAGCGCGACATGGCCCGCCTGCGCAAGCTGACCCGTGACAAGGACCGCGAACTGGCCGACCTCCGCACGCTGCCGCTGCGCGAGGACGGGACCGCCGCGCTCGTGGTGAAGGAAGGCGACCTTGAGTGACTTCCTGACCTGGCTGGTCGTCGGCAGCGCCGCTGTTGCCGCCGCCGTTGTGCTCTGGCGCATCTGGGTGCGCCCGCGCCCGGAAGCCAATGCCGACGACTACCAGCAGGCGCTGCAGCTGTGGATCGAGGGTGAGCGCGAGGACGCCGCGGCCATCCTCCGCCGCGTCGTGCAGAAGCAGCCCGAGGCCTTCGAGCCGTTCCTCTACCTGGGCAACCTGCTGCGCGAGATGGGCGACGCCGGGCGCGCCGTGGTACTGCACCGCGGCCTGACCATGCGCGGCGAACTGACGCCGGGGCAGAAGATCGCCTCGGGCCTGGCGCTGGCCGAGGACCTCCTGGCGCTGCAACAGTTCACCGAGGCGGGGCAGGTGCTCGACACGCTTCAGCGCCACTCGCTTGGCAACAAGCGGTACTGGCGGGCACGCTTCGCCCAACACCAGGGCGCCAAGGAACTGCCCGATGCCGCCCGCGTGCTCAAGCAGGCTGCCAAGCAGTTGCCCGAACACGACGCCGCCTGGTTCCGCGAAGCCTACGCCAGCTTCCAGCTCGATCGCGCCGTCGGTCACGCGCTCGCCGGCGAGGCCGGGGAGGCGAAGGCGCGCCTGCGCGATGTCGAGAACATGCCCGAGAGCGGCACGCGTGCCGCGCTGGTGCGGGCCATCCTCGCCGCGCGCGCCGACGACGCCGCCGGCGCCCTGACCGAGGCCACCGACAACCTGCTCGACCATCCCGAGGAACTCGACATCTTCCTGCCCCTGCTGCAGGACGCACTGCTGCGCGGCGGACAGTTCACGCGCACCATCCCTCTGCTGGAAACGGCCTGCCTGAGCGAGAACGCGCCGGCTTCATTCGCGATCAACCTGGCGATCCTCTACGAGAAGCTCGACCAGCGCGACAAGGCCATGCGCGTGCTGACCATCAAGACCGGGCAGGCCGACCTGACGCCCGACGTGGCGGCGCCGTACCTGCGCATGCTCGTGCGC comes from bacterium and encodes:
- a CDS encoding histidinol-phosphate transaminase, with the protein product MIDFKGLFRPGIIATRPYSPGKPICEVRRELGLGSVIKLASNENPEGPLPEVLEAIARAARDLNRYPDSSAFRLLEALSAHLDVEPGEIILGNGSNEVIDILIRALVTPGENVVYSEHSFIVYALTTMVHFECGRAVPLTADDRHDLPAMAAAIDDRTKLVIVCNPNNPTGTYNTLEEFVSFLRAVPKRVVVAVDEAYYEYVTAPDYPQTLSLREEYPNLVALRTFSKIHSLAGLRIGYGVGHADLVTELHKTREPFNVNSLSQAAALACLENWRVVPERALRNERERERLAAQLKGLGFRVTPSQANFLLARCDGNAGQLTTALLHKGVIVRPMHAFGLGEGALRISVGLPEENDRCVAALREILS
- the aroF gene encoding 3-deoxy-7-phosphoheptulonate synthase, which produces MTDPRLSGTNPLTARQPGQATTIVQVGAVAFGGPRVVLVGGPCAVEGHAQVGRAARVVREAGGSMLRGGAWKPRTSPYDFQGLGAEGLAHLVDAREATGLPFVTEVLDPRDVELVAEKADMLQIGSRSVQNFPLLREAGRSGKPVLLKRGMMTTVAEWLHAAEHVLAAGGRQIVFCERGIRTFDPTLRNTLDVGAVAVLRELTHFPVIVDPSHAAGEARFVAALARAAVAAGADGLLVEMHPDPAAALSDAVQSLTPEQFAELAVSCRAVARAIGRDL
- a CDS encoding (d)CMP kinase; protein product: MAFRHPEDLPPGDAGLLPADAVIAVDGPAGSGKSSTARALAERFGLLYIDTGAMYRALTHAALAAGVDPADEAALAALLGPVDLALRPSGGETTVLWDGGDVSRVIRTPEVEAAVSQVSSHPEVRRLMVERQQALGRRGGVVMEGRDIGSVVFPLATAKIHLTATPEARARRRHLQFRQRGVEVDPVALAAELAARDRQDSERATSPLQISPDAIVIDSSDLSFEEQNELCARACLVNPTLDAAIDHDPDRARRELPPQYRLAYGVMGTIARFYGLKEYGNAGRPAPPGCILAANHISLWDPILVGATFRRSRVHSLAKAELFRPSWPMGRFLRWLDSIPIRRKGYDRNAFSEATAGLKRGANLLIFPEGTRQAIGHPGLVRSGLGILVQESRAPVTPIFLRGGYGRRCGGSLDSPLEIWYGPMLRWHAVDDLLLEMDRRVVSERIGQLCRAAWGELQARSYHQHPVTEFEKTLAEKQLRQFAARQARVFRQ
- a CDS encoding 30S ribosomal protein S1 gives rise to the protein MSFNPASDSDGPRRSAGHSSYRPRGKGSLNHDDDQDDSGGGDEFRTPSAPKLSTEYTSGSIVNLDYHGDDGKFDELSGAEMLALINSYEETLTDIQEGQILKGTVIEVRENEVLMNIGFKSEGVINREEFGSAIINVNDTFDVFLEKLENLDGLVVLSKERADFLKVWDKIKVAHEAGEVVTGLVDRRIKGGLVVKLWGVDTFLPGSQVALRQVPNLEDMIGEEIQCRIIKKNKRRRNVVVSRRIVLEQERESKKKNLISELQKGQVRKGVVKNITDFGAFVDLGGIDGLLHITDLSWGRVNHPSEVVAIGQEIEVKVLDFEQERERISLGLKQLQSYPWDHVEDRYPEQAIVRGRVVSITNYGAFVELEKGVEGLIHISEMSWTRHIKHPSKVVSIGDEVDVMVLKTDKANEKISLGLKQCESDPWLTLIERYPVGSAIEGKVRNLTDFGAFVEVEEGIDGLVHISDMSWTRRVRHPKELLKRGDSVKVQILDIDTSKRRISLGIKQLQDNPWPDLADRFPVGHDVSGTVSRMLDHGAIIEMGNDLEGFVPLGHLGIPKLDKPQYYFREGEACELKVIKMDVENRRIVLSIAERLKEDGNDAVEAFVAAHPRLEDVVQAEAALAAAGELPEKSAVDDDYADEVDYPAPGQ
- the mtaB gene encoding tRNA (N(6)-L-threonylcarbamoyladenosine(37)-C(2))-methylthiotransferase MtaB: MDAPLQQLQMTLPRSLSAPLPSAAPAVVRDADRTLRVAFHTLGCRLNQYDTESLRLRLGELTPMRVVPWDEPADLYILNSCTVTAKAEHECRRLARQAKQRHPGCRVVVAGCYAQTQPEALARLPEIDAVVGNATKDDVAAWLPAALGEAGPRVQVAPFAAQTKFYAPLVDAFPGRSRAFVKVQDGCNLRCTYCAIWQARGPGRSRSTADVVAQLERLARAGYREAVLTGVHLGGWGRDTGEGRLPDLVRRCLAELPDMRLRLSSIHPNEVGPALLELCATEPRLRPHLHLSLQSGSDSVLRRMKRPYRGEGARRAVAAAASLGDHWGIGADFIVGFPGETDAEFADTLRLVEDQPFSYVHVFRYSARPGTVAAGLAGAVPGPVVSERAAALRELSGAKRARFRRLLLGRACEAIVENGSEVPGCHQATTDNYETVMIPMVDGDGLHPGAPVNVRIELEQDGRLYARAV
- the miaB gene encoding tRNA (N6-isopentenyl adenosine(37)-C2)-methylthiotransferase MiaB; translated protein: MASFQDSLPDLTRPAPAAATGAAVYIETYGCQMNTYDSHAIGGLLEGAGFRLVDNELAADAVLLNTCSVREHAEHKVISRVGELRLRRREADLPPAVIGICGCMAERLGDDLRKGTRAVDLVVGVDNYDALPGLLQGLVGPAADDDDRNRDGAPRRMKKGGSTITGHRLDAHYVAPPDLYPVNNSHLVTIHKGCDYKCTYCIVPMTRGPQSEKAPDVIVAEIEGIVARGGREVTLLGQNVTAYRWDDELDFAGLLSRVAAIDGLERIRFLTGHPRDMHRHLIDAIGALGAKVCPWLHVPAQSGSDTVLRRMKRLYTAGEYLDMVDYARRVIPGVTFSSDFIVGFPGETDADFRATLELVRRVQYDQIFSFKYSERPGVPAARLADDVPLEAKKDRLAELMDVQQGIWSTLADAQVGAVVAAVCEGPARRPAGAWRLRTANNRKVVVNGPELPAGDTFDVRLTGWEGTTFFGERRTA
- a CDS encoding LapA family protein, which gives rise to MWIVKGLFFLALLFSLVYFFVTNSGQSVDINLFGKSYLGVSMYWVVVVSFMLGFGTALVLALIREVRLQRDMARLRKLTRDKDRELADLRTLPLREDGTAALVVKEGDLE